The Stenotrophomonas maltophilia sequence CGTTGGCGTCAGCCTTGAGCACCACCTGCGCGAACTGCTCGGGCGTGTGCAGGCGGCTGCGCGCGGTCACCGTGGCGTCGAGCTGCTGGCCCTTCAGCGCCGGCTGGCCGCCGAGTTCACCGGCCGACACGTCGGTGTTCTGCGCCTGCAGTGCGGTCTCGATGTCCGACGGCATCAGTGCGTACTGGCGCATCTTCTCCGGATCCAGCCAGATCCGCATGGCGTACTCCTGGCCGATCGGCTGGATGTTGCCGACACCGCTGACGCGGCTGATCTGGTCGTCGATGCGCGCTTCCATGAAGTTGGCGACATCGAAGTTGTCCATGCTGCCGTCTTCGCTGGTGAACGACAGCACCTCGAAGATCGAACCACTGGACTTGGTGATGGTCAGGCCGTTCTGCTGCACCGCCTGCGGCAGCGTGGCCATGGCGGCCTGCAGCTGGTTCTGCACCTGCACCTGCGCCGTATCCGGATTGGTGCCGGTGGCGAACACCAGATTCACCTGCGCCGAGCCGTCCGAGGCACTGGTCGAGGTCATGTACATCAGGTGATCGAGGCTCTGCTGCGACTGCTCGATGACCTGGGTGACCGCGTTTTCCACGGTCTGCGACGAGGCACCGGTGTAGGTGGCGCGGATGGTGATGGTGGGCGGAGCGATCTGCGGGTAGCGGTCCACCGGCAGGATCAGGATCGCAAGCAGGCCGAGCAGGCTGACCGCGATGGCGATCACCCAGGCGAAGATCGGCCGGTCGATGAAGAAACGAACCATGTGCGGCAGGCCTCAGTGCGACTTTTCGTCGGTGTTGCCGTTCGGGTCGACCGCCGGCATCGCGGCCAGCTGTACCGTGGTGGCCGCCACTGCCTTCACCTGCTGGCCCAGCGATACCGCGCTGCCGTTGCTGACGATCACCCGTTCGCCGGCCTTGAGGCCATCGGTGATCTGCCACTGGTTGCCGACCACCTGGCCGGTGCTGACCCGGCGCTCGACCACATGATCCCTGGCGTCGAGCAGGCGCAGCAGCGGCTCGCCGCGCTCGTTGCGCATCACCGCCTTCTGCGGCACCAGCAGCGCGCGCGCGTCGGTGGCCATCGGCAGCACCGCCTTCAGGTACATGCCGGGCAGCAACAGACCGTCCGGGTTCGGGATGACCGCGCGCAGCACCACGTTGCCGGTGCCCGGATCAACCGCGCTGCCAACGAACTCCAGGGTGCCCTCATGCGCATAGGTGCTGCCGTCCTCCAGCAGCACCTTCACCTGTACCTTGCCATCGATGGCCTTCACCAGGCCGGCATCGAGCTGCTTGCGCAGCGCCAGCATCTGCGTGCTGGACTGGGTGACATCCAGGTACACCGGGTCCAGCCGCTGGATGGTGGTCAGCGCGGCATCCTGCCCGGCCGCGACCAGCGCACCAGCGGTCACGCTGGAAGTGCCAATGCGACCGTCGATGGGCGCGGTCACCCGCGTGTAGTCAAGGTTGATGCGGGCGGCCTGCAATGCAGCGCGCGCGGCAATCACGTTGGCCTGCGCCTGCTTCAGCGCCGAGGTGGCGTCGTCGGCATCCTGCTTGCTGGCCGCATCCATGCTCACCAGCGCGCGGGTGCGCTCGGCCTTGGGCTGTGCCGACAACACGGTGGCCTCGGCCTGCGCCAGCTGCCCGCGCGCGG is a genomic window containing:
- the smeA gene encoding multidrug efflux RND transporter periplasmic adaptor subunit SmeA yields the protein MSLLRPLSRSPRPLLLPLLLALAACSAGRTEAPAMPEVGVITASAQPLALQQTLPGRAVPFEISEVRPQIGGLIRQRLFTEGQQVKAGQLLYQVDPAPYQAAFDTARGQLAQAEATVLSAQPKAERTRALVSMDAASKQDADDATSALKQAQANVIAARAALQAARINLDYTRVTAPIDGRIGTSSVTAGALVAAGQDAALTTIQRLDPVYLDVTQSSTQMLALRKQLDAGLVKAIDGKVQVKVLLEDGSTYAHEGTLEFVGSAVDPGTGNVVLRAVIPNPDGLLLPGMYLKAVLPMATDARALLVPQKAVMRNERGEPLLRLLDARDHVVERRVSTGQVVGNQWQITDGLKAGERVIVSNGSAVSLGQQVKAVAATTVQLAAMPAVDPNGNTDEKSH